The DNA region CGAGGGACCAAGCACTTACGGGCAAATCAATCCCCTGTTGGCGACGGTGCCACTCATGCTCGCAATCAAGACGATGCTGCCGCTGGTGTTGAGCCTCACCATCTGCCGGGCGACCGCCTGCGCCGTCATGAAAGCGCCCGTGACGTTGACCCCCATCATCTtgtcgacatcctcggcctTGTACTCGAGTGCGGGTGTCTCCTGCTGAATGCCAGCGGCGGCAATGAGGCCGTCCAGGCGGCCGTGTCTGTTGGCGATACCTTCAACGATCTCGTTGAGGGCTGGGACATCGCGCACGTCGACTTGGTGGTATGTCAACGAGGTCGCAAGCTCCGTGTTGGCGCGGAGGGCCACCTTCTCAAAGTCCGGGTCCGGCTTAGGGAGGCGGTCGATTGCGTGGACTGGTTGAATGCATGTCAGCTTCATTCCTTTGTGATGGGGGGACGTAGCAGGTTTGAAAACCCCGTGCGGGGAGAAAAGGTGTCAGTTAGTACCTATCGCGCCAGCCTCCAGAAGAGCTTCTGCTTGTGTGAGACCGAGTCCTCGTGCGCCACCGGAGACGACAATGACCTTCCCCTGGAGGTTGAACTCGGGGAGAACCCGGGTGAGAGTCGGCGAGGTAATATGGGGTCCGAGGGGCTTAGGGCTCGCGTGGAAGGCTTTGGGCTGGTGTCCGACGATGGGGGCCACGGGGGCGGTAATGGGCTGCACTGCGAGTCTGGATGGTTTCCCAGGGGTCAATTGAGGTCCTAGACGAAGTGGCCGGAGGCGGGTAAGGTACCGTGACATCCTTGCGGCTTCAAAAAGGGGTCCGGatgagagagggagagagtaTTGTTGGTGCAGTTGGGTGGGAGGGAAGCTGGCTGGCGGGAAATGTTCTCCAAGTCCAAAGGTATGTATGTGGCTTCGGTCGCAGAGATCGATGACGGAGGTGGTTGATCCTAGATGTTCAAGACACACTGAAAGAGACTGCAGGTGCGATATTGACTAAAGGCGTGTGTGGCTGAGACTCAATGGAATGCTGGTGGTGAGCTGCTATGAGTGAGAGTTGAGTGAGGAAGAGTGAGTGATAATGAAGGGTTTCTCAGAGGCAGAGGACATCGTCAACTGCTTCTTATATCTCGTCGGTCCTGACTTCGTTTAGTCTGAGCTTCCCCGCATCCTTCTTCCGCCTCCCGCCTCTCGCCCCCCgttcttctccccctctcaTGCCATATGCCAATTGAAAGATCAGCATCCCGGGCTCAACGGCACTGCCAGTCACGTATCAACTGCACAAGTTGCTAGCGCTAGGACGGCAACGAATGATTGGACTGATCGGCCGGTGTCGTGTCGTTTCAGGCAAGGGCTCGCTCGGCTCAGCCTGGATTGTACTCGATTGTCGGGCGCCCATGTATCACTGCCGGGCCCCGGGCGTGGGCCGGTGACAAGATGCCGGGCACACATCTGGCCGGTGGTCCAGGTCCACGACAAAGCTCTTCTGACCATCGCCTCATCTTTTCTTAGAAGCCACTTGTTCCCAGTGGGACCTTTTCCGATGCAACACTCCTAGTCGTTCAGACGGGGAGGAGGCTAGAACATTCAGGGCGTGGGTCGAGGACTGTCCAAGACAGGTCATGCGGGTTGTCAGATTCTAGATCAGAGATGGAAGCCCCACCTCGACCCCGTGCTCCCATGCCCCAAAGCCGCGTTCAAAAGCTCCGGACGAGCAGGGTTGGAGACGCGCAAGAGGCTTGGGTTGGGATAGGATGGGGAGCGGTGGGggcggacggcgggcggcggaaACCTGACCGGTGCCGCGGTGCGGAAAATCGGTTGGTTTACCGAACAGTCGATAGTACTTCTGCATGCATCCGCACAGGACAAAAATGAATGGGAGTACTCCGAAACGGAAACATGATTCGTCGGGCAGCACATCTGAAATGGATAACTCATGGCAATACAGACTAGGCTCTCTGTCGGGTCAGACGCATGATTGGGACAAGCCGAGGGTTTGGTCTAGGACCTGCAAGACCAACATCCATTGCACCCAAGCAGTCATCAAATTGCTACATAGGGCGCCTGAGGTCCAGAACTGAGGATACACTCCCTCCCCATTATCATCCTTGTCCGAAAGCCCAGACCAACAGAGCCAACAGTGAGAGGTGGAGAAAAGCTGCGTCTGGGGCAGAGGTTAAGAGGCAAAAAAAGACAATGCGGAGTGCAGAGGTGCATGCGAACACGGGGTCCACCGGAATTCCCTTTATGGTAATCCGAGATGCTTATCATCCCTCCTTTCTCCGCCCGCACGAGGCTTCGGCCAACAACATCACAGTAGCTGCATAGCTGCCCCaacagaaaaagaaacgCACAGAAATGGTCGGTCCACTGGTCCAGTGACTCCAGTCGAGTCCAGCCCGCCCAGTCACTAGAGGTAATGCAGTCGTGACGCCGCAAGgggcttctccttcttgtcccGACCTTCCTTCTTGCCTCCCTACCTACGTCGTTCCTCTCACCCCCTGAAGCACGCAACGCGCAAGCCTACGAGGGTCAGACGCTCTCGTGACTCTTGTGACTCGACCGAGCCTCCCGGCCAAGAGTCGAAGACCACTTGTCATCCAGCCTCTGCACCCCCGTAttgccctccttggcgaTCCACTGCTGGAAACTCCAGAAGGCCTTTAGGTACGATATCCCGAGCCCAAAGTCCTCGAATCCGATCGACAGCCCCGTGAcggccatcttcctcctcacAAACCTCCCCTTAGCGTCCGGCGCCGCATTCGGGGCCGCCACCAACATGATCCAGAGAAACACCCCCGGTATCCGCTTCCATGTTGTCATACTTACGCTCGTCAGCGCTTGGTACGCGGCCTCGAGCgtctcgttgtcgtcgaATCGAGATATCTGGCGCATCGACTTGATGGACCAGCTGTAGATCAGAGCGGCGATCCGGACAGTCTCGAGGATCCATTCCTCTTCTGATGTGATGATGGCAGGCCCGACtgtgtctctgtctctcagTCTGTTATACAGCCACGTTGCTGTGCTACGAATCTTGCACGTCCAtcccgacgaggccgattGTGACGTGATGGAAACTGTGAGAAAGCGCACGTCGTCCAGGATTTTGGCCGCCGTTGCGCATAGCCCAAGCTTCCCTGCAATGCTCTCGAACCGagacgaggacgccatcaacGGGCTGTCGTAGCAGTCCGGCCACGTCGTTGGCACAGGGAGTTCCTCGTCCCGGGCCGGGTCATTCTCCAACCAGTAGAGGTCCGTCTCGAACGCACACGCAATCTCGTAGTCGGTGCTGACCATCACACGGTAAGCATGCTGTTCATTTCGTTTGCGCGTGCCGGCACGCACTTACAGAATCATGATGGACTCGCCCACAATATCTCCCAGACCACGCATGCCTTTTTTGAGTTTGATCATGTGTTTTATGCCTCTCATGTGGGCAAACATGCTTTCGTCGGCGCCCCAAAACCACTGGAAAGAACGTCAGTGTCATATGACGCAGAAAGCCAGTGCAACCTGTTCACTTGCCTCCATAACGACGAGGTTTACGATGGAGCGGACCATCTCTATGGCAATGGCGTCGAATGGCCGCTGCATGTATTCTGCAATGATGGACAGCACCCGGGCCTTAAGAGCGAGCGACTCTGGGTTTTTAGAGATCTCCGATCCTCGCTCGAGCGCCTgagtcgtcgacgacatcagGATGCCAATGTTGGGAAACAATGGGGACTGCAGCATCCATGGCAGTACCTCGGCAAGGAACACAGGCGGCTGGCTCTGGCCGTCAATTGACACCATGTTGGGTGCGACGACCTCAATATCTACGAGCGACAGTCAGACTTGGATGCTATTCCACGAAGGCTACATGCCACTTACAAAAACGCAGAAGCTCTGCTGTCCTGGGCCCTTCAGGAAGCGGCATTCCGTGGAGGGTCGTAACCTCTGTAAGTATACCACCGATAGCAGCGGGACTGCTGTGATAAAACGCCATCGGATCGCCATCTCCATCGAGGAAGAGGTTGGCACGCGCTTTCGTCTCCGCCAGTGTCTTATCTTGGTATTTGAGGTCTTCGAAACAGTGTGTTATTCTTGGGTTTTTACGATCATGGCCATGCACGTCTTTCGATCTGGCTTCCTTCCTGCGGCGATTTCGCATAGTCAGGGTCCATGGTAGGTCCAGGAATGCAATCCCCGGTAGCGCTTTCGAGTGGCAGCCATGCAAGGGATCCTCCGGTTGCTTCCCCTGTCCCCCAGAAAGTGAGGGCAATTCAAAGGTCAAGACCTGGTCCTCGTACGCCTGCCTAGGGTTACACGACGCGACCTGGGTGATGGTACACTCCACGGGCGGGAAGCGCCTCGAGCAGTTCACACATGGTGCATCTGTCTGCCGGATTATACACTACGACCTCGTCAGTCTGCGTCCGCCGCGAGGGCCGGGATCGGGCCGATCTTGATATGTGGGGCATGCCTGCGTCTTCATCACTCACCTTCTGCTTCCGTCTCTGGCATTCGGTGCACGACTTTTGGACTCTCATCCGCCGCTTCGACGTTGGCTTCGACGACTCGGCGGCCATGATGTCCAAAGATGCTCCCCGACGTGGAAAGATGCGGGTTTCAACGTTTGCATGGTGGCCGCCTCTTTAATAGCAGGAAAAGGGCTGAAAGACAAGGTTGTCTAGGTCGGTCCTTTGACTACTGACACGCTAGCGCTTCCGCCACGGCTGAGACTTTGAAAGAACGCATTAACTCGATTGAGGGATAGATGCCTATAATGGCGCTGCAGTAAAGGAGACGGTGATATTCAAGTAAGCGTGCGCGGTCGAGTAGTGGGCCTTGGGCGTTCCTGTCTCTGATTGATGCATTCGCCATCCTTATGTTTCGTTCCTGCGCCATGGCTGTTGCCCCAAGCCTAATGTAGGTGAGATACAAAACCTCGAATGGCACACGTCTGCAAAGTACTGGCTCaccttaggtacctaggtaggtaggcaggcaggcaggcaggcaggcaggcaggcaggcaggcaggcagacatCCAGGCAGGCAGGTGACTCGGACATTCAGCGTCCTTTCTTCAATTGACTCGAGGACTTTATCTAGGGCGATTAAGCCCCGCACCGCAGCGGCTCGTTCCCTCGTCATCAAGTGCTCGGAACAACATCGCCATGTCTGACATCCTCGCTTCCCAGTCTCTCATCAATGGAAGCTGCCTCTGCGGTGCAGTCAAATACACCGTAGCGGGAGGTTACGCCCTCACGGTACTATGCCACTGCAACAGCTGCCGGAAGTTCACTGGTTCCTCATTTGGCGCCAACAGCTTGGTCGATAGAGCGGTGCGTTCATTTTTTGATGACTTGAGCGGAAACAACCTGCCAACCGCGACTCAATGCGGGCTGGCCTGACTGACCTTATTTCCAACCAGAACCTTACCGTGCACGACCTTGAGTCCAAGATCTCGGTGTACGCGGCCCCAACCGCCGAGTCCGGTACCTCGCTGGCCCGTTCCTTCTGCAGTGCTTGCGGATCTTCACTCTTCGTGGCCAACGACGCCTTTCCAAACCAAGTCGCCGTTACGTCGGGGTCCATGGATAACGTGCAGGGCGGCcatgatgccgacgacgacaaaaTGTGGAGGCCGAAGCTGGAATTTTTCTGTAAGAGAAAGGCAACATGGCTAACAACCGAAGGTACTGTTGAGAGAGACAGTATGTGATTCTGCAATCATGTCACTTGGATGGTTAGCAAAGTGCTGTAGGAAATCAGATGATTCTTGTTGTTGGCCATTCCATCCGCATTGTATCCGTCCTTCCCTGGTAACGCCCAGGATGAAGTTATTCTGGGTACCTAGGAGTGCGCGCGTGTCTCTACGTCAAACCTACCTTTCTGGTGTACTTACTAGCACGCATGTCACCTAGGCTTCCGGCTTAAATCTCCGGCGGGCCCTGTTTTTCGGCATCATCGGCCTACTCGGGCGGTGGCTCCATCTTCCAGCAAGTGGGGGCGCATCCTCCGGTCGGGGACGGCCTCTGATTGCTGGAGAAACTTGAGCCGAAGTCAAGCGCCGGCTAACAACACCCAGCGAGCTATCGGATGAGAGCTCGCAACATCCGTGAGCTTCTCAGCTCAATATTCCCTACGCTACAACACAAATACAAGACAACGACCGTCCAGCGACACCCACAAACACAAAGCATTCCCTTGATCGCTGTTGCCACAATGGGTGCCAACGAGGGGAGGGCAATCTTCCTCAATCCCGTCATTCCGGGCTTCAACCCAGACCCGACCGTCTGCGTCGTTCCGGCAACGGAATCGAGCCCTACGACGTACTTTCTGTCGACTTCCACTTTTGAGTATTTCCCGGGTTGCGCCATCTACACGTCAACGGACCTCATCAACTGGAAGCTCATTGGCCATGCACTTACACGCAAGAGTCAGATTGAGTTAAGAACCGTGGAGCCGGGAGCTGGAAGCTGGGCAAGCACACTTCGATACCGGCCGCAGGAAAAGCGTTGGTATCTTGCCAACGGCCTGTTCCAGAGATATCGTCCAGCAAACGACGTGAGTGATTCTTCGTGCTTCGGGAATAGCACCGTAAGCGGTTGCTCATGACGTGGGCTATTAGGAACGCATCTTCCCTCGAGGCTTCTACGTCTGGACTGACAACATCTGGGATGATAACGCCTGGTCAGACCCTGTTTACTTTGACAATCCTGGATTCGACCAAGACGTACGTGCGCACTTCGCGTCATTGATCCCGCTAACAAATGAGGCACTTAGCTCTtctgggacgacgacggaaaGGTCTACCTTTCTACCACAGTACGCATGGGGAAGCGCACGCCGGGACTCAAATTGAAGGACTTTGCTATTCATATTTCAGAGATAGATATCATCACAGGGAGGACCTTGACCCCGCCACAAGTGATCCGAGAATCCCCCCATGGCATCGCTGAAGGCTCGCACATCATTCGCAAAGGGAAGTACTACTATCTCTTCACCGCTGAAGGCGGCACGGAAGCCGGTCATCAGGAATGGGCTTTGAGAAGCGAGACAGGGCCATACGGTCCGTGGGAGGGGCAGGGCGGGCCTTTGTGGTACAACGGgcccgacgaggaggtccaACGGACCGGCCACTGCGACGTGTTTGAGGATGGTTGTGGACAGTGGTGGGCCGTGATGCTTGGTGTCCGTCCTGTCAAGTCTGAAGGCAAGTTTCTCGAGCCTCAGATGGGTCGAGAGACATTCTTGGTTCGAGTTGACTGGGAGGACGATTGGCCCATCTTCAACCAGGGCCGAAATATTACACTTCAAACCATTGGCAGGGGGCCAATCCGTGAAGTTGCCGTTGCGGATGAGAACGGAGTCAAGTGGAAGGCGGATCTTTCCAAGCCGTCCCTTGAGCTTGGCTGGTATCACAAGAGTTAGTTCCCTTCCCAGTTTGGCCTCGAAGATCGCGATTAACTGTTCCAAGACACACCGACCAAATCCTGTCACAGCCTCACGGAGCGTCCGGGCCATCTGAGACTTTATGGTAACTGCTTCGACCTAAGCAGCCCCGAGTCGCCGGCGATGCTGTTGAGGAAGCAGTCATCCTTCAATGAGATCTTTCGGGTGAAAATGTTCTTCAAGCCCAGCAGAGCAGATTATGAGTCGGGTATCACTGTTTGGTGGAGCCAGTATTCCTATGCCACCGTTGGCATTGGTGCAGTTCAGCCACAAGACGGCGGGCCGGCTGTCCCAACCATCGTCAGTAGGCAGCCAACAGGCAAGATCAACGAGCTCAAGGTAATGTTAGCCACCTCTTGATCTGGACGCATCACTGATCAGGACAGCTCACGCGTCCGCTTCTGGAGTCCCGGAGTTCCCCAGCATCCGCTTTGGATTTGGACCAGCCAGTCCAGTTCACCATCATAACCAGCCCAACCAAGTATGAGATACGCCTCTCTGTTGGTGAGATCAACACGAACATTTCTTTCACGTCCGAGGATTTGACCGTATTGCCTCCCGTCGGGGGGGCCTTTTGCGGCGTCATGTACGGCATCTATTCATTTGGCCGAAACGAGCCGGTGCTTGATCCCTCTGACTTCACCGACATCGAGATACTGGAGACAAGACCATAGACTTACCTGGAGAAACCTTTAGAGGAAGAAATTTTCTTGATACGAACGATCTGGGTTGCTTTAATGTAAATTTTGTTTAAAAAAAAGGGGGGCGGTTTGGCGTCAGTATCAGCTCATCTTCCCTGGTCGCTCGACTTCGAAACTGGCCACCTCGTTTACAGGAATCTTTCGCAAATCACTGACAGATTGTTCGCTCCAAGTATCGCCATGCTCCTGGGCGTGCTTGCACTGACCTCATGGCCAGTGTGACAAATCAGAGAAATATCCTGCGTCTGCCGCCTAGATGAACGAAGGACATTGGTATGTTTCGCCTTGTCAACGGTGTCAATCATAACCTCCTGCGGTTTATGTGTATCGTAAACATGCGCTTCTCCCAATACGCATGCACGGTTTTGCTGGCATCATCGGGTTCCTCTCGAACAGCCCCCCGTCACAAATTACGAGATCTAGAAGGCTTAAACGCAGAACCCTGACCTACGGGTCCCTCGTCATGGCTTCGTTCATCGGGTCATAACATTTCAAGGTCTCCCCAGAGGGTTTCCCATCACTAACCAGCAATGAGTTCTCCGGCAAGACCATTTAGCTCACCGGCTTCGTTTCTGAACAATCGAGTTTCTTGGGTGAATTGAGATCTGAAAGACTTGTCCTCATGGGGAGGTGTGACAGTTGAGGATGATCTCTTGCAGATCAGCATCAAGGAGGCCTAGCAATGCAGTAGCGAACTGGCCCGGGAGACCAAAACTCGGCATTTGCCCGACATGATCCAGGTCTTCGACCCATGGACTACGGAAGTTAGAAGAAGAGAGCCACGGAGCCGCCCTACAACGGG from Colletotrichum higginsianum IMI 349063 chromosome 4, whole genome shotgun sequence includes:
- a CDS encoding Short-chain dehydrogenase is translated as MSRYLTRLRPLRLGPQLTPGKPSRLAVQPITAPVAPIVGHQPKAFHASPKPLGPHITSPTLTRVLPEFNLQGKVIVVSGGARGLGLTQAEALLEAGAIVHAIDRLPKPDPDFEKVALRANTELATSLTYHQVDVRDVPALNEIVEGIANRHGRLDGLIAAAGIQQETPALEYKAEDVDKMMGVNVTGAFMTAQAVARQMVRLNTSGSIVLIASMSGTVANRGLICPAYNASKAAVLQLARNLAAEWGVHGIRVNTISPGYIVTAMVEALFETYPERKVEWPKHNMLGRLSQPNEYRGAAVFLLSDASSFMTGSDLRIDGGHCAW
- a CDS encoding Beta-xylosidase, whose product is MSDILASQSLINGSCLCGAVKYTVAGGYALTVLCHCNSCRKFTGSSFGANSLVDRANLTVHDLESKISVYAAPTAESGTSLARSFCSACGSSLFVANDAFPNQVAVTSGSMDNVQGGHDADDDKMWRPKLEFFCKRKATWLTTEGTVERDTSYRMRARNIRELLSSIFPTLQHKYKTTTVQRHPQTQSIPLIAVATMGANEGRAIFLNPVIPGFNPDPTVCVVPATESSPTTYFLSTSTFEYFPGCAIYTSTDLINWKLIGHALTRKSQIELRTVEPGAGSWASTLRYRPQEKRWYLANGLFQRYRPANDERIFPRGFYVWTDNIWDDNAWSDPVYFDNPGFDQDLFWDDDGKVYLSTTVRMGKRTPGLKLKDFAIHISEIDIITGRTLTPPQVIRESPHGIAEGSHIIRKGKYYYLFTAEGGTEAGHQEWALRSETGPYGPWEGQGGPLWYNGPDEEVQRTGHCDVFEDGCGQWWAVMLGVRPVKSEGKFLEPQMGRETFLVRVDWEDDWPIFNQGRNITLQTIGRGPIREVAVADENGVKWKADLSKPSLELGWYHKNTPTKSCHSLTERPGHLRLYGNCFDLSSPESPAMLLRKQSSFNEIFRVKMFFKPSRADYESGITVWWSQYSYATVGIGAVQPQDGGPAVPTIVSRQPTGKINELKLTRPLLESRSSPASALDLDQPVQFTIITSPTKYEIRLSVGEINTNISFTSEDLTVLPPVGGAFCGVMYGIYSFGRNEPVLDPSDFTDIEILETRP